From the Deinococcus aetherius genome, the window GACTAGGGTGCCCAGCGCGACCGGCATGGTGTAGCTGTCCTTTTGCGTCAGGACGATCAGGGGCCACAGGTAGTCGTTCCAGCTCGCCAGAAAGAGCAGGATGGCGAGCGCGGCGAGGGCGGGACGCACGACCGGAAGGGCTATCTGCCAGAAGATGCGCCACTCGTTCGCCCCGTCGATGCGCGCGGCGTTCAGCAGGTCGTTCGGCACCGTCTGGAACGCCTGCCGCATGTAGAAGATGCCGATGGTGTTCGCCAGCGTGGGCAGCACGACCGCCCAGTACGTGTTGCTGAGCTTCAGGTCGCGCGCCACCAGGATGAACTGCGGAATGATCGTCACGAAGGTGGGTATCGTCAGCGTCGCCAGGATGAGCCCGAAGAGGAGGTTTTTCCCCGGAAAGGCGTACTTCGAGAAGGCGTACCCGCCCATGCTGGTGAGGAGCATGCTCAGCAACGTGTAGAGGGTGGAGATCACCACACTGTTTCCCAGCGTTCGCAAGAAATTGGTGTCGGCCTGGAGCCCCCGGAAGTTCTCCGCGAACGCGCCGCCGAACCACAGGGGCGGGT encodes:
- a CDS encoding carbohydrate ABC transporter permease: MQAQRRAAAFWLHLALIPLALLFLAPLWLMLVFSTHPETAIFSPNPPLWFGGAFAENFRGLQADTNFLRTLGNSVVISTLYTLLSMLLTSMGGYAFSKYAFPGKNLLFGLILATLTIPTFVTIIPQFILVARDLKLSNTYWAVVLPTLANTIGIFYMRQAFQTVPNDLLNAARIDGANEWRIFWQIALPVVRPALAALAILLFLASWNDYLWPLIVLTQKDSYTMPVALGTLVGLTRVSWGGIMVGTAIATIPFLALFLALQRLFVAGIAGGAVKD